From Vitis vinifera cultivar Pinot Noir 40024 chromosome 5, ASM3070453v1, the proteins below share one genomic window:
- the LOC104879404 gene encoding uncharacterized protein LOC104879404 — protein MGKKRFQIGATKPTSEPLSKKPLLQFQRSDQAIMPEPPDAMPGDKRIPRQPHLEAGQSSGPQCHQEEQEHRLPSSEIYFTVRAILTGSLSFASLPTREVEKVLKGCITEIRRLLYQMEIEVTKLKQEVNDERQARARAEALVRKVAANGQQNMADTLQQASLAAQKLISTEAELEATRRSLEGERERCKRIQSEASERQEEAVLSQKTSLQELDKERQARAHAEVYAREVAAKAQDEVAEAIKQASISVQKLSAAETKLEATHRALAEERERCEQIKSEASEKQREALLAQQTSFQELARAEASAREAAAKAQEEIAQAMEHARRSTQKLSDTEVKLEASRQALDEERERCKRIQSQASEKQEEALLAQKTIFKELEDERQARACAEASAREAASKARDEVNEAVKKSILATQKLSAAEAELEATRLALVEQREHCQRIQSEASGKQKEVLLAQKISFQELEDERQARALAETSAREAAAKAREERAEAVKQAILATKLLSAAEAELESTCQALAEERKHSKRIQSEASEKLKESLLSQQNNFKELKDERQARICAEKWARETAAKARAEIAEAVRQSSLTTQKLSAVEAELEATRRVLAEERERYQRIQSEASEKQKEALLAQRTSFLKQLKAQVETAEKALHWDTK, from the exons ATGGGAAAAAAGAGGTTTCAGATTGGAGCCACAAAGCCCACTTCAGAGCCCCTGTCTAAGAAACCCCTACTGCAGTTCCAAAGATCTGACCAGGCCATCATGCCTGAACCTCCTGATGCTATGCCAGGTGATAAGAGGATTCCACGGCAACCTCACTTGGAAGCTGGCCAATCTTCAGGCCCTCAATGCCATCAGGAGGAGCAGGAACACAGACTACCTTCTTCTGAAATATATTTCACTGTACGGGCCATCCTAACGGGCTCTCTATCTTTTGCCTCCCTACCCACAAGAGAAGTGGAGAAAGTT CTTAAGGGATGCATTACGGAGATTAGACGCCTTCTTTACCAAATGGAGATTGAAGTTACGAAGCTCAAGCAAGAAGTGAATGATGAAAGACAAGCACGGGCTCGTGCTGAGGCTTTAGTGAGGAAGGTTGCAGCAAATGGACAGCAGAACATGGCTGACACACTACAGCAGGCAAGCCTGGCTGCCCAGAAATTAATTTCTACTGAGGCGGAATTGGAAGCAACCCGTAGATCACTGGAAGGAGAGAGGGAAAGATGCAAGAGAATTCAATCTGAGGCATCTGAGAGACAGGAGGAAGCTGTTCTTTCCCAGAAAACAAGTTTACAAGAACTGGATAAAGAGAGACAAGCACGGGCACATGCTGAGGTGTACGCACGGGAGGTTGCAGCCAAAGCCCAGGACGAAGTAGCTGAGGCAATCAAGCAAGCCAGCATCTCTGTCCAGAAATTAAGCGCTGCCGAGACTAAACTAGAAGCAACCCACCGAGCCCTGGCTGAAGAGAGAGAACGCTGTGAGCAAATTAAATCTGAGGCCTCTGAGAAACAGAGGGAAGCTCTTCTTGCTCAGCAAACAAGTTTCCAAGAACTGGCACGAGCTGAGGCTTCCGCCAGGGAGGCTGCAGCCAAAGCACAGGAGGAAATAGCTCAGGCTATGGAACATGCAAGGCGGAGTACACAGAAGTTGAGTGATACTGAGGTTAAATTAGAAGCAAGCCGCCAAGCCCTGGATGAAGAAAGGGAACGATGCAAACGAATTCAATCTCAGGCCTCTGAGAAACAAGAGGAAGCTCTTCTTGCCCAGAAAACGATTTTCAAAGAACTGGAAGATGAGAGACAAGCACGGGCATGTGCTGAGGCATCTGCGAGGGAGGCTGCATCCAAAGCTCGGGATGAAGTAAATGAGGCAGTCAAGAAATCAATCCTCGCTACCCAGAAATTGAGTGCTGCTGAGGCTGAACTAGAAGCAACTCGCCTAGCCCTTGTTGAACAGAGGGAACACTGCCAACGGATTCAATCTGAGGCCTCTGGGAAACAAAAGGAAGTACTTCTTGCCCAGAAAATAAGTTTCCAAGAACTGGAAGATGAGAGACAAGCACGGGCACTTGCTGAGACTTCTGCTAGGGAGGCTGCAGCCAAAGCTCGGGAGGAAAGAGCTGAAGCAGTCAAGCAGGCAATCCTGGCTACCAAGTTATTAAGCGCTGCTGAGGCCGAACTGGAATCAACATGCCAAGCTCTGGCTGAAGAGAGGAAGCACAGCAAGAGAATTCAATCCGAGGCATCTGAGAAACTGAAGGAATCCCTTCTTTCTCAGCAAAACAATTTCAAAGAACTGAAGGATGAGCGACAAGCACGGATATGTGCTGAGAAATGGGCTAGAGAGACTGCAGCCAAAGCCCGGGCTGAAATAGCTGAGGCAGTCAGGCAATCAAGCTTGACCACCCAGAAATTGAGTGCTGTTGAGGCTGAACTTGAAGCAACCCGCCGAGTCTTGGCAGAAGAGAGGGAGCGCTACCAGCGAATTCAATCTGAGGCCTCTGAGAAACAGAAGGAAGCCCTTCTTGCCCAGCGAACCAGTTTCCTAAAACAACTTAAGGCACAAGTTGAAACCGCTGAGAAGGCTCTGCACTGGGACACCAAGTAG
- the LOC104879405 gene encoding uncharacterized protein LOC104879405, which translates to MGKKRFQIGATKPTSEPLSKKPLLQFQRSDQAIMPEPPDAMPGDKRIPWQPHLEAGQSSGPQWHQEEQEHRLPSSEIYFTVRAILTGSLSFASLPTREVEKVLKGCITEIRRRLYQIEIEVTKLKQEVNDERQARARAEALVREVAANGQQNMADTLQQASLAAQKLISTEAELEATRRSLEGERERCKRIQSEASERQKEAVLAQKTSLQELDKERQARAHAEVYAREVAAKAQDEVAEAIKQASISVQKLSPAETKLEATHRALAEERERCEQIKSEASEKQREALLAQQTSYQELVRAEASAREAAAKAQEEIAQATENARRTTQKLSATEVELEASRQALDEEREQCKRIQCQASEKLEEALRAQKTSIQELDAEKQARACAEASARETAAKARDEVAEAVKKSILDTQKLIAAEAELEATRKALVEEREHCQRIQSEASEKQKELLLAQKMSFQELGDERQAWALAEASAREAAAKAQEERAEAVKQASLATMLLSAADAELEATCQALDEERENSKRIKTEASEKQESLFSQNFFFKKLNEERKARICTEKWAREAAAKARDEIAKAVRQSSLATQKLSAAEAELESTRQALAEESQRYQRIQSEFSKKQKEALLAQRTSFLKQIKAQVETAEEALHWDTK; encoded by the exons ATGGGAAAAAAGAGGTTTCAGATTGGAGCCACAAAGCCCACTTCAGAGCCCCTGTCTAAGAAACCCCTACTGCAGTTCCAAAGATCTGACCAGGCCATCATGCCTGAACCTCCTGATGCTATGCCAGGTGATAAGAGGATTCCATGGCAACCTCACTTGGAAGCTGGCCAATCTTCAGGCCCTCAATGGCATCAGGAGGAGCAGGAACACAGACTACCATCTTCTGAAATATATTTCACTGTACGGGCCATCCTAACGGGCTCTCTATCTTTTGCCTCCCTACCCACAAGAGAAGTGGAGAAAGTT CTTAAGGGATGCATTACGGAGATTAGACGCCGTCTTTACCAAATAGAGATTGAAGTTACGAAGCTCAAGCAAGAAGTGAATGATGAGAGACAAGCACGGGCTCGTGCTGAGGCTTTAGTGAGGGAGGTTGCAGCAAATGGACAGCAGAACATGGCTGACACACTACAGCAGGCAAGCCTGGCTGCCCAGAAACTAATTTCTACTGAGGCGGAATTGGAAGCAACCCGTAGATCACTGGAAGGAGAGAGGGAAAGATGCAAGAGAATTCAATCTGAGGCATCTGAGAGACAGAAGGAAGCTGTTCTTGCCCAGAAAACAAGTTTACAAGAACTGGATAAAGAGAGACAAGCACGGGCACATGCTGAGGTGTACGCACGGGAGGTTGCAGCCAAAGCCCAGGACGAAGTAGCTGAGGCAATCAAGCAAGCCAGCATCTCTGTCCAGAAATTAAGCCCTGCCGAGACTAAACTAGAAGCAACCCACCGAGCCCTGGCTGAAGAGAGAGAACGCTGTGAGCAAATTAAATCTGAGGCCTCTGAGAAACAGAGGGAAGCTCTTCTTGCTCAGCAAACAAGTTACCAAGAACTAGTACGAGCGGAGGCTTCCGCAAGGGAGGCTGCAGCCAAAGCACAGGAGGAAATAGCTCAGGCTACGGAGAATGCAAGGCGGACTACACAGAAGTTGAGTGCCACCGAGGTTGAATTAGAAGCAAGCCGCCAAGCCCTGGATGAAGAAAGGGAACAATGTAAACGAATTCAATGTCAGGCCTCTGAGAAACTGGAGGAAGCCCTTCGTGCCCAGAAAACCAGTATTCAAGAACTGGATGCTGAGAAACAAGCACGTGCATGTGCTGAGGCTTCTGCGAGGGAGACTGCAGCCAAAGCTCGGGATGAAGTGGCCGAGGCAGTCAAGAAATCAATCCTCGATACCCAGAAATTGATTGCTGCTGAGGCTGAACTAGAAGCAACCCGCAAAGCCCTTGTTGAAGAGAGGGAACACTGCCAACGGATTCAATCTGAGGCCTCtgagaaacaaaaggaattaCTTCTTGCCCAGAAAATGAGTTTCCAAGAACTTGGAGATGAGAGGCAAGCATGGGCACTTGCTGAGGCTTCTGCTAGGGAGGCTGCAGCCAAAGCTCAGGAGGAAAGAGCTGAAGCAGTCAAGCAGGCAAGCCTGGCTACCATGTTATTAAGTGCTGCTGACGCTGAACTGGAAGCAACATGCCAAGCTCTGGATGAAGAGAGGGAAAACAGCAAGAGAATTAAAACCGAGGCATCTGAGAAACAGGAGTCCCTTTTTTCAcagaatttctttttcaaaaaactgAATGAAGAGAGAAAAGCACGGATATGTACTGAGAAATGGGCAAGGGAGGCTGCAGCCAAAGCCCGAGATGAAATAGCTAAGGCAGTCAGGCAATCAAGCTTGGCCACCCAGAAATTGAGTGCTGCTGAGGCTGAACTTGAATCAACCCGCCAAGCCTTGGCAGAAGAGAGTCAGCGCTACCAGCGAATTCAATCTGAGTTCTCCAAGAAACAGAAGGAAGCTCTTCTTGCCCAGCGAACCAGTTTCCTAAAGCAAATTAAGGCTCAAGTTGAAACCGCTGAGGAGGCTCTGCACTGGGACACCAAGTAG